Genomic DNA from Streptomyces sp. NBC_01571:
GGCCGGGACGGAAAGACGGGCCAGACCCTGCTGCGGTCGGTGCTGGGCCCGATGTTCGCGCAGCGTGCGCTGGAGGTCCGCGCCTGGTCGGGCACCAACCTGCTCGGCGGCGGTGACGGAGCCTCCCTCGCCGATCCCGCCGCCGCGGCCGCCAAGAACGCCGGCAAGGAGCGGGTGCTCGCCGACACGCTGGGCACGGCCCCGCAGGGCGAGGTGCACATCGACGACGTACCGGCGCTCGGCGACTGGAAGACCGCCTGGGACCACATCGCCTTCGACGGCTTCCTCGGCACCCGGATGATCCTCCAGACCACCTGGCAGGGGTGCGACTCCGCACTGGCGGCGCCCCTCGTCCTCGACCTCGCACGCCTGGTGTCCCGCGCCCACGAGGTGGGCCTGTCGGGGCCGCTCGACGGCCTGGGCTTCTACTTCAAGGACCCCCTGGGGGAGGGGCCGGCGGCGCTCGGCGAGCAGTACGCCGCGCTGGCGCGGTTCGCGATCCGGCTGCGGACACCGCGCCCGGGACGCCGGGAGCCGCACCCCGAACACCGCGCGCAGCAGCCGGGACGACGGAACCCGCAGCCCGAGCGGCGGCCGTCGCACGCGCCCCGGGAGGAGCGGTGACGAACCCTCGCCCGGACGCGGGAGCGACCGGTCCCGTGCCGCCCGCTGCCGGTCCGCATCTGCTCGCCTGGGCCGAACTGCTGCGGCTGCCCGCCCTGTTCACCGTCCCCGGCGACGCCCTCGCGGGAGCCGCTGCCGTCGGCGGCCGCCCCGGACCGCGCACGCTGCTCGCCGTCGGCTCCTCGCTGTGCCTGTACGAGGCGGGCATGGCCCTCAACGACTGGGCCGACCGGGCCGAGGACGCCGTCGACCGCCCGCACCGCCCGCTGCCGTCCGGCCGTGTCCGGCCGACCGCGGCCCTCGCGGCGGCGGGCGCCCTGACAGCGGCCGGCCTGGCCCTCGCCGCCCGCGCCGGCCGAGGCACCCTCGCCGTCGCGTCACCCCTCGCGGCCACCGTGTGGGCGTACGACCTCGTGCTCAGGCGAACTCCCGCGGGGCCGGCGGCGATGGCGGCCGCCCGGGGCCTGGACCTGCTCCTCGGTGCGGCGGCGTCGGGCGGCAGCATCCGCCCCGCCCTGCCCTCCGCCGCCGCCCTGGCCGGCCACACCCTCGCGGTGACCGTGGTCTCCCGCGGTGAGACCCGGGGCGGCTCACCGGTCGCACCGCTGGCCGCGCTCGCCGCGACGGGGGCTCTGACCTGGGCATTGACGCGCGGACCGGCCTCCGCCCGCGCTCCGCGGGACGCCGCGCACGTCCTGTGCGGGGTTCTCACGGCCGCCTACGCCGCTACCTCCGCCCGCCCCCTCCTGCACGCCGCTCTCAACCCCTCGCCCCCACTCACCCAGCGAGCAGTCGGCGGCGGCATCCGCGCGATGATCCCGCTCCAGGCCGCCCTCGCGGCCCGCTCGGGCGCCCTCACCTCCGCACTCCTCACCGCCGCACTGGCTCCCGCGGCCCGCAGGTTCGCGAAGAAGGTGAGCGTCACATGAGCCCCACGCCGCGCTCTGCGGCCGCCGCACCGCGTTCCACGACTCCGGTGCCGCGTTCCACGGCTCCGGTGCCGGGCTCCGCGGTTCCCGTGTCGGGTTCCGCGGCTCCGGCGCCGCGTTCTACGGTCGCCGTGTCGGGGTCCGCGGCTCCCGCGCTGCGTTCCGCGGTTCCCGTGTCGGGTTCCGCGGCTCGGGCGCCGCGTTCCACGGTCGCCGTGTCGGGGTCTGCGGCTCCCGCGCTGCGTTCCGCGGTTCCCGTGCCGCGTTCCGCGGTTCCCGTGCCGCGTTCCGCGGTTCCCGTGTCGGGGTCTGCGGCTCCGGCGCCGCGTTCCACGGTCGCCGTGTCGGGGTCCGCGGCTCCCGCGCCGCGTTCCACGGCTCGCGTGCCGAGGTCCGCGCCCCCCGCCCCGCGCTCCGCGCCCCCCGCACCGCACCCTGCGACCTCCGCGCCCGACCCCGCACCCCCACCCCCCAACCCCCTGCGCTTCGGCTACGGCACCAACGGGCTGGCCGACCTCCGCCTCGACGACGCTCTCGCCCTCCTCGCGGACCTCGGCTACGACGGCGTCGGTCTGACCCTCGACCACATGCACCTCGACCCGATGGCCCCGGACCTCGCCGCCCGGACCCGGAGGGTGGCCCGCAGACTGGACGCCCTCGGTCTGGGCGTCACCGTGGAGACCGGCGCCCGCTACGTCCTCGACCCGCGCCGCAAACACGGACCATCGCTTCTCGACCCGGACCCGGCGGACCGGGCGCGCCGCGCCGGCCTGCTGCACCGCGCCGTGCGCACCGCCGCCGACCTCGGCGCGCACGCCGTGCACTGTTTCAGCGGCGTGCCCCCGGCCGGCACCGACGAGGACACCGCCTGGAAGCGGCTCGCCGAGGCGCTGGCCCCGGTGCTGGACGCGGCCACCCGCGCCGGTGTCCCGCTCGCCGTCGAACCCGAACCGGGCCATCTGCTCGCCACCCTCGACGACTTCCACCGCCTGCGCCGCATCCTCGGCGACCCGCCCGCCCTCGGCCTCACCCTCGACATCGGCCACTGCCAGTGCCTGGAACCCCTCCCGCCCGCCGACTGCGTACGTGCCGCCGCCCCCTGGCTGCGGCACGTCCAGATCGAGGACATGCGCCGCGGCGTCCACGAACACCTCCCGTTCGGGGACGGGGAGATCGACTTCCCGCCCGTGCTCGAAGCCCTGGCCGCCACCGGCTACCAGGCCCTGACCGTCGTCGAACTGCCCCGCCACTCCCACGCGGGCCCCCACTTCGCCGAGGAGTCCCTCCCGTTCCTCCACCGCGCGGCCCGGGCGATCCCCGACAGCGCCGAAGGGAGCACTTCGTGAACCACCACCCGCGCGCACCCCACGGCGCCGGCACCCCACCCACCGCCGCTCCACCCACCACGGCCGCACCCACCACTGCCACGCCCGCCCTCGCCTCCGTGCGGGCCCGGCTCGACTCCCGCCTCGACGCCCCCGCCCGAGCGTGGCTCGACCGAGCTCTCACCGAAGCCGCCGACCACCCCGGGACCCACGGGCCGATCTCCGTCTGGGAGCTGCGGATCGCGGAGGCCGGCCGGCGCTGCGGCCACGAGAACGCCGACGGCGTCCGCGTCCTCCTCCTGCACGCCGCCCGCGCCGATCCCCAGGCGCTCTCCCGTGTCTACCGCCAGGGCACCGCCGCCGAACGCAGGGCCGTCCTGCACGCCCTGCCCCACCTCGTGCCCGGCCCCGACGCCCTGCCCCTCGTCGAGGACGCCCTGCGCACCAACGACACCCGCCTCGTCGCCGCCGCCCTCGGCCCGTACGCGGCCCGCCACCTGGACGCCCACAACTGGCGGCACGCCGTCCTCAAGTGCCTGTTCACCGGCGTCCCCGTCGACGCCGTGGCCGGGCTGGCCGAGCGCGCCCGCGCGGACGCCGAACTCGCCCGGATGCTCGGCGACCACGCCGAGGAACGCACCGCCGCGGGCCGTCCCGTCCCCGAGGACCTCCGGCGCGTACTGGCCCTGACCGAGCCCGCCGCCACCCCCACCGGCATCCCCGGCCGATCCGGCAAGGAGTCCTGATGCGCATCTTCGACCCCCACATCCACATGACGTCGCGGACCACCGACGACTACGAGGCCATGCACGCCGCGGGCGTCCGCGCCGTCGTCGAGCCCGCCTTCTGGCTCGGCCAGCCCCGCACCTCGGCCGCCTCCTTCCTCGACTACTTCGACTCCCTGCTCGGCTGGGAACCCTTCCGCGCCGCCCAGTACGGCATCGCCCACCACTGCACACTCGCCCTCAACCCCAAGGAGGCCAACGACCCCCGCTGCGTCCCCGTCCTGGACGAACTGCCCCGGTATCTCGTCAAGGACCAGGTGGTGGCCGTGGGCGAGATCGGCTACGACTCCATGACCCCCGCCGAGGACAGCGCCCTGTCCGCCCAGCTCCAGCTCGCCGCCGACCACGGTCTGCCCGCGCTGGTGCACACCCCGCACCGCGACAAGCTCACCGGCCTGCGCCGCACCCTCGACGCCGTCCGGGAGTCCGCACTGCCCCCGGACCGTGTCCTGGTCGACCACCTCAACGAGACGACCGTCAAGGAGGCCAAGGACAGCGGCTGCTGGCTGGGTTTCTCCGTCTATCCCGACACCAAGATGGACGAGGAGCGCATGGTCGCGATCCTCCGCGCCCACGGCCCGGAGAAGGTTCTCGTCAACTCGGCCGCGGACTGGGGGAGGAGCGACCCCCTCAAGACCCGCCGGGTCGGCGACGCCCTGCTGGCCGCGGGGTTCACCGACGACGACGTCGACCGGGTGCTGTGGCGCAACCCCGTCGCCTTCTACGGACTCAGCGGACGTCTCTGCCTCGACCTGACCGGCACCGACGCGACCCACGAGGGCAACTCCGTCCTGCGCGGCGGGGAGTGAGCGATGCGCTTCCGCCACCCCGACGGCTCCACCGTCCACCTCGCCTACTGCACCAACGTCCACCCGGCCGAAACCCTCGACGGCGTGCTCGCCCAGCTCCGCGACCACTGCGAACCCGTCCGCCGACGCCTCGGCCGCGACCGCCTCGGCATCGGCCTGTGGCTCGCCAAGGACGCCGCCCACGCCCTGGTCACCGACCCCGCCGCGCTGCGCGCCCTGCGCACCGAGCTCGACCGCCGCGGCCTCGAAGTCGTCACCCTCAACGGCTTTCCCTACGAGGGCTTCGGCGCCGAAGAGGTCAAGTACCGCGTCTACCGCCCCGACTGGGCCGACCCGGAACGCCTCGTCCACACCACCGCCCTCGCCCGCGTCCTCGCCCGGCTCCTCCCCGACGACGTCACCGAAGGCAGCATCTCCACCCTGCCGCTGGCCTGGCGCACCGCGTACGACGACGACCGCGCGGCGACCGCCCGGGCCGCGCTGACCACCCTCGCGGAACGCCTCGACGCCCTCCACGAACTCACCGGACGCTCGCTGCGCGTCGGCCTGGAACCCGAACCGGGCTGCACCGTCGAGACCACCGCCGACGCGATCGCCCCGCTCACCGCCATCGGCCACGACCGCATCGGCGTCTGCGTGGACACGTGCCACCTCGCCACCTCCTTCGAGGACCCGCACACCGCCCTGGACGCCCTCGCCGAGGCCCGCGTCCCGGTCGTCAAGTCCCAGCTCTCCGCGGCCCTGCACGCCGAACACCCCCGTCACTCCGATGTCCGCGCGGCCCTCGCCGCCTTCGACGAACCCCGCTTCCTGCACCAGACCCGCACCACCACCGCCACGGGCCTGCGCGGCACGGACGACCTCGGCGAAGCCCTGACCGGCGACGCGCTGCCCGACACCGCCCCGTGGCGCGCCCACTTCCACGTCCCGCTGCACGCGGCCCCCGCCGCACCCCTCACCTCGACCCTCCCCGTCCTCAAGGCCGCGCTGACCCGTCTCGTCGGCGGCCCGCACCCGCTCACCCGGCACCTGGAGGTCGAGACCTACACCTGGCAGGCCCTCCCGCCCGAGCTGCGCCCCCGTGGCCGCGCCCAGCTCGTCGACGGAATCGCCGCCGAACTCACCGTCGCGCGCGATCTGTTGACGGACCTCGGCCTCAAGGAGCTGCCGTGACCCACCCCTCGCGCGAGCGTTCCGGGCCCACCCCCCTCCTCGTCCTCGACGTCGTCGGCCTCACGCCCCGTCTGCTCGACCACATGCCCCGCCTCAAAGCGCTCGGCCGCTCCGGTTTCCGCGCCCCGCTCGGCACCGTCCTGCCCGCCGTCACCTGCGCCGCCCAGTCCACCTTCCTCACCGGCACCCACCCCGGCGAGCACGGCATCGTCGGCAACGGCTGGTACTTCCGCGAACTCGGCGACGTACTCCTGTGGCGGCAGCACAACGGCCTGGTGTCCGGCGACAAGCTGTGGGACGCCGCCCGCCGCGCGCACCCCGGCTACACGGTCGCCAACATCTGCTGGTGGTACGCCATGGGCGCCGACACCGACATCACCGTCACTCCCCGTCCCGTCTACTACGCCGACGGCCGCAAGGAACCCGACTGCTACACCCGGCCCCCGGCCCTGCACGACGAACTCACCGGGAAACTCGGCACGTTCCCCCTCTTCCACTTCTGGGGCCCCGGCGCCGACCTCGTCTCCAGCCGCTGGATCATCGACGCCACCCGGCACATCAACCGCACCCGCCGTCCGGACCTGACCCTCTGCTACCTCCCTCACCTCGACTACGACCTGCAGCGCTTCGGCCCCGACGACCCACGCTCCCACCGCGCGGCCGCAGACCTCGACGCGGCCATGGCACCTCTTCTCGACGAAGCCGAGGCGGAAGGCCGCACCGTCGTCGCGCTCTCCGAGTACGGCATCACCCGCGTGGACCGTCCCGTCGACATCAACCGCGCCCTGCGCCGCGCCGGCCTGCTCGACGTGCACACGCAGGACGGCATGGAGTACCTCGATCCGATGGCCTCCCGTGCCTTCGCGGTCGCCGACCACCAGATCGCCCATGTCTACGTGCGACGCCCCGAGGACCTGGAGGCCACCAGGGCCGCGCTGGCCGGCCTGCCCGGCATCGAGCGGCTCCTCGACGACGAGGGCAAGAAGGCCCACCACCTCGACCACCCGCGCTCCGGCGAACTCGTCGCCGTCGCCGAACCGGACGCCTGGTTCACGTACTACTACTGGCTCGACGACGCCCGCGCCCCCGACTTCGCGCGGCTCGTCGAGATCCACCGCAAACCCGGCTACGACCCGGCCGAACTGTTCATGGACCCCCTCGACCCCTACGTCAAGGTGAAGGCCGCCACGGCGCTGGCCCGCAAGAAACTCGGGATGCGCTACCGCATGGCGGTCGTGCCCCTCGATCCCTCGGCTCTTCGCGGCAGCCACGGCCGCCTTCCCGCGAGCGACGACGAAGGTCCGCTCCTCATCTGCTCCACCCCCCGCACCGGCACCGGCCGCATCGCGGCCACCGAAGTGAAATCCCTGCTGCTCGGCCTGGCCGGTCTCGCGTGACGCGGCCGGACGAGCGACCACGGAAAGTGAAACACGCGCCACTGACAACGCCCCGGCACCGCTGAACACCGACCCGAAAGAGAGAACCGTGACCGCGTTCAACGACGAACCCGTGCGCAACGACGAACCCGCGACCGGCGAAGCCCTGCGTCGCACGCTCGGAGTCGGCCGCCGCCGCTTCCTCAGCACCTGCACCGCCGCCGCGACCGCGGCGATCGCCGCACCTGTCCTCGGCGCCTCCCCCGCCCTCGCCCACGACCGGGGCAGAGGCCACGACCACGGCCACGGCGGTGACGTCCTCGTCCCCGCGAACCGGCGCGGCATCATCCTCTACACCGTCCGTGACGCGACGGGCCGTGACCCGCTCTCCACCGACCTGCCCTCCGGCTTCCTCGAGGTCTTCAAGCAGCTCTCGCGCTACGGCTACCGGCAGGTGGAGTTCGCCGGATACGGCCAGCACGCCAACGCCCCCGGCGGAGCCGACCTCGAGTCCGTGGCGGGCGCCAGACTGCTGCGCTCCTGGCTCGACGACCACGGACTGCGGGCCCAGGGCAACCACGGCTTCATACCGTCGTCCTGGCCCCTCACCACACCCGACCTGGACACCTTCAAGAAGCACCTGGAGATCGCCAACATCCTCGGCATGGCGCACGTGGGCACCGGTGGCGACCCCACCGGCAGCGTCTACCGCGCCGACTGGGACGTCGCCGCCGACAAGTGGAACGCGCTCGGCGGGATCGCCCGGCGCGCCGGCCTCAAGCTGTACACCCACAACCACGACGCGGCGTACGGCTTCCTGCTCGACGGGGGCCCGCTGGACGACCAGGGCCGGCCGACCCGCAGTTCGGGCATCCGCAAACTGGAGTACTTCCTGAAGGTCACCGACCCGAAGGTCGTCTGGCTGGAGATGGACGTCTTCTGGGCGCACGTGGCCCAGTACAAGTTCCACACGTACACCGCCCACGACGGCTCCACCCGGGAGAAGATCTTCGACCCCGCGGGGCTCGTCGTCCGCAACAACAAGCGCTACCCGCTCTTCCACGCCAAGGACGGCAGCGTCAACACCACCAACGGCATGGGCTACGACATGGTGCCGTTCGGTACCGGCGTCATCGACTACACCACGTTCTTCTCCCGTGTCGGCGACCGGACTTACCACAACCCGATGGTCGAGCAGGACAACGCCCCGAGTGCCACCGACCCCGGGCAGTCGCTCCAGCACGCGAGGATCGGTTACGACCACCTCGCCGCTCTCCGCGAGAAGTGCCACTAGATCCGCGGCGCCACGTCAGGCGGCCCTCCCCACACGTGTCACGTGGGGAGGGCCGCCTGATGTCCGTGCAACCGTGGGCGTTCCGTGCTGTTCTGCTCCGTCCCGCCCTGTCAGCCGGCCGGCTGCGGCCGCGGAGCCCCGCCCAACTCGCCGTCGCGTCCCGGCTGTTTCAGCAGCAGCGCGATCGCCGCGGCCGCCATCGAGATGCCGCCGGCCAGCGCGTACGCGCCGTTGTAGCCCCAGGCGGCGACCACCATCGAGCCGAGACCGCCGCCGAACAGACCGCTGACCAGCTTGCCGCTGTACACCAGCCCGTAGTTGGTGGCGTTGTAGTTCTCGCCGAAGTAGTCCGGGGTCAGGGCCGCGAACATCGGGTAGAAGGCCCCGCCGCCGAACCCGGAGAGGAAGGCGAAGAACAGGAAGAGCCACTCGCTCTTGACGTCCCCGGCCCAGATCACGCCGAACTGCGCGAGCCCCAGGACGACGATGACGAACACCAGGGTCAGTTTGCGTCCCCAGGTGTCGGACAGCCAGCCCACCACGGCGCGGCCGATCCCGTTGATGACGGCCATGATGCCCATGGAGGACGCCGCCACCAGGGGACCGAAGCCCACCTCCTTGGCGAAGTCGACCTGGAAGGAGATCCCGAAGATGGACACGCCCGCGGTCATCACGAGGGTGACCCACATCAGGGGGAGCACGCCCGTCCTGACGGCCTCCTTCGGGGTGTACTGCTTCACCGCGGGCGGGTTCTTGGCGAGACTGGCCGCGGTCTTGGTGTCGCCGCCGTGGGTCAGCGGGTCGATGTCCGCCGGCCACCAGTTCTTCGGCGGGTCCTTGAAGAAGAACGCGCAGGACAGCACGACGATCATCACGTAGCACCCGATGAGGTCCAGGACGCGATGGTAGTTCCCGGTGTCGAACGCGTAGTTGAAGATGAAGATGAAGGGCAGGGAGCCGTAGGCGAATCCGCCGTTGACGAAGCCCGTCCTGGCGCCCCGCCGTTCGGGGAACCACTTGCCGACCATGTTGATGCAGGTCGCGTACACCAGGCCGGAG
This window encodes:
- a CDS encoding inositol-3-phosphate synthase, giving the protein MSASSSEPRVGVWLIGARGSVATTVVAGCAAVTAGLHPPTGMVTETPLFAGCGLPPLSSLVFGGHDTVDCPLPKRAEALASGGVLPTGLPAAVAAELEAADREIRPGGPVPGGTQDTADLVDGFAADLRDFLRRRGLTRAVVVNVASTEPAPTGTALPPSSLYAAAALKAGCPYVNFTPSTGLHHPALASAARTGGVPYAGRDGKTGQTLLRSVLGPMFAQRALEVRAWSGTNLLGGGDGASLADPAAAAAKNAGKERVLADTLGTAPQGEVHIDDVPALGDWKTAWDHIAFDGFLGTRMILQTTWQGCDSALAAPLVLDLARLVSRAHEVGLSGPLDGLGFYFKDPLGEGPAALGEQYAALARFAIRLRTPRPGRREPHPEHRAQQPGRRNPQPERRPSHAPREER
- a CDS encoding SCO3242 family prenyltransferase, with product MPPAAGPHLLAWAELLRLPALFTVPGDALAGAAAVGGRPGPRTLLAVGSSLCLYEAGMALNDWADRAEDAVDRPHRPLPSGRVRPTAALAAAGALTAAGLALAARAGRGTLAVASPLAATVWAYDLVLRRTPAGPAAMAAARGLDLLLGAAASGGSIRPALPSAAALAGHTLAVTVVSRGETRGGSPVAPLAALAATGALTWALTRGPASARAPRDAAHVLCGVLTAAYAATSARPLLHAALNPSPPLTQRAVGGGIRAMIPLQAALAARSGALTSALLTAALAPAARRFAKKVSVT
- a CDS encoding sugar phosphate isomerase/epimerase, yielding MRFGYGTNGLADLRLDDALALLADLGYDGVGLTLDHMHLDPMAPDLAARTRRVARRLDALGLGVTVETGARYVLDPRRKHGPSLLDPDPADRARRAGLLHRAVRTAADLGAHAVHCFSGVPPAGTDEDTAWKRLAEALAPVLDAATRAGVPLAVEPEPGHLLATLDDFHRLRRILGDPPALGLTLDIGHCQCLEPLPPADCVRAAAPWLRHVQIEDMRRGVHEHLPFGDGEIDFPPVLEALAATGYQALTVVELPRHSHAGPHFAEESLPFLHRAARAIPDSAEGSTS
- a CDS encoding EboA domain-containing protein, whose product is MNHHPRAPHGAGTPPTAAPPTTAAPTTATPALASVRARLDSRLDAPARAWLDRALTEAADHPGTHGPISVWELRIAEAGRRCGHENADGVRVLLLHAARADPQALSRVYRQGTAAERRAVLHALPHLVPGPDALPLVEDALRTNDTRLVAAALGPYAARHLDAHNWRHAVLKCLFTGVPVDAVAGLAERARADAELARMLGDHAEERTAAGRPVPEDLRRVLALTEPAATPTGIPGRSGKES
- a CDS encoding TatD family hydrolase; translated protein: MRIFDPHIHMTSRTTDDYEAMHAAGVRAVVEPAFWLGQPRTSAASFLDYFDSLLGWEPFRAAQYGIAHHCTLALNPKEANDPRCVPVLDELPRYLVKDQVVAVGEIGYDSMTPAEDSALSAQLQLAADHGLPALVHTPHRDKLTGLRRTLDAVRESALPPDRVLVDHLNETTVKEAKDSGCWLGFSVYPDTKMDEERMVAILRAHGPEKVLVNSAADWGRSDPLKTRRVGDALLAAGFTDDDVDRVLWRNPVAFYGLSGRLCLDLTGTDATHEGNSVLRGGE
- the eboE gene encoding metabolite traffic protein EboE, with protein sequence MRFRHPDGSTVHLAYCTNVHPAETLDGVLAQLRDHCEPVRRRLGRDRLGIGLWLAKDAAHALVTDPAALRALRTELDRRGLEVVTLNGFPYEGFGAEEVKYRVYRPDWADPERLVHTTALARVLARLLPDDVTEGSISTLPLAWRTAYDDDRAATARAALTTLAERLDALHELTGRSLRVGLEPEPGCTVETTADAIAPLTAIGHDRIGVCVDTCHLATSFEDPHTALDALAEARVPVVKSQLSAALHAEHPRHSDVRAALAAFDEPRFLHQTRTTTATGLRGTDDLGEALTGDALPDTAPWRAHFHVPLHAAPAAPLTSTLPVLKAALTRLVGGPHPLTRHLEVETYTWQALPPELRPRGRAQLVDGIAAELTVARDLLTDLGLKELP
- a CDS encoding nucleotide pyrophosphatase/phosphodiesterase family protein, with translation MTHPSRERSGPTPLLVLDVVGLTPRLLDHMPRLKALGRSGFRAPLGTVLPAVTCAAQSTFLTGTHPGEHGIVGNGWYFRELGDVLLWRQHNGLVSGDKLWDAARRAHPGYTVANICWWYAMGADTDITVTPRPVYYADGRKEPDCYTRPPALHDELTGKLGTFPLFHFWGPGADLVSSRWIIDATRHINRTRRPDLTLCYLPHLDYDLQRFGPDDPRSHRAAADLDAAMAPLLDEAEAEGRTVVALSEYGITRVDRPVDINRALRRAGLLDVHTQDGMEYLDPMASRAFAVADHQIAHVYVRRPEDLEATRAALAGLPGIERLLDDEGKKAHHLDHPRSGELVAVAEPDAWFTYYYWLDDARAPDFARLVEIHRKPGYDPAELFMDPLDPYVKVKAATALARKKLGMRYRMAVVPLDPSALRGSHGRLPASDDEGPLLICSTPRTGTGRIAATEVKSLLLGLAGLA
- a CDS encoding sugar phosphate isomerase/epimerase yields the protein MTAFNDEPVRNDEPATGEALRRTLGVGRRRFLSTCTAAATAAIAAPVLGASPALAHDRGRGHDHGHGGDVLVPANRRGIILYTVRDATGRDPLSTDLPSGFLEVFKQLSRYGYRQVEFAGYGQHANAPGGADLESVAGARLLRSWLDDHGLRAQGNHGFIPSSWPLTTPDLDTFKKHLEIANILGMAHVGTGGDPTGSVYRADWDVAADKWNALGGIARRAGLKLYTHNHDAAYGFLLDGGPLDDQGRPTRSSGIRKLEYFLKVTDPKVVWLEMDVFWAHVAQYKFHTYTAHDGSTREKIFDPAGLVVRNNKRYPLFHAKDGSVNTTNGMGYDMVPFGTGVIDYTTFFSRVGDRTYHNPMVEQDNAPSATDPGQSLQHARIGYDHLAALREKCH
- a CDS encoding OFA family MFS transporter yields the protein MTADPIATEGASAGTGAPNRSYREVTDTRGRVYRIGETDRDILGHSRKFMVYLPWIAMMAISVFEYAYGSAEDTLSHAHGWTQSNTFWILSVWVFFQAGIAFPAGWMREKGILTARRAMYVGAVMCVLGFLALSHLSNVLLAILGFGVIGGLGSGLVYATCINMVGKWFPERRGARTGFVNGGFAYGSLPFIFIFNYAFDTGNYHRVLDLIGCYVMIVVLSCAFFFKDPPKNWWPADIDPLTHGGDTKTAASLAKNPPAVKQYTPKEAVRTGVLPLMWVTLVMTAGVSIFGISFQVDFAKEVGFGPLVAASSMGIMAVINGIGRAVVGWLSDTWGRKLTLVFVIVVLGLAQFGVIWAGDVKSEWLFLFFAFLSGFGGGAFYPMFAALTPDYFGENYNATNYGLVYSGKLVSGLFGGGLGSMVVAAWGYNGAYALAGGISMAAAAIALLLKQPGRDGELGGAPRPQPAG